Proteins encoded together in one Megasphaera vaginalis (ex Bordigoni et al. 2020) window:
- a CDS encoding acyl-CoA reductase, whose product MLTNTTPNILLGTFPARLRPTIPFDPKILYFLDRFKDALEETLPNNREAKALAFWLRRKHLQSFKNRTGNVSSRLGRGMIFHIAPANVPLMAIYSFIVSLLSGNNNIVRISDRARAELTPILAMMATLWETEPFSELAKHNAFIAYDKEKTITDAISLHCDGRIIWGGDAAIQEIRTSPLPPQAIDLAFADRYSMAVLDLPTLQSLSADELQQQAHLFYNDTYEMDQNACSSPRLIVWTGDVSAQRDDILNRWWQAVAKEAVQYDLAPIKVSRKYTRLWELATTCPELSDIQWYTNRLYVYSLTAIPDNIALLALAYGQFFQISLSSFTDIVPFLDKKVQTVTTLGIDKDTLRAEIRRQGAAGGDRIVSLGEAAEFDIFWDGIQMIEYLSRNIS is encoded by the coding sequence ATGCTCACTAATACAACGCCGAATATATTACTTGGTACTTTTCCGGCCCGACTGCGTCCGACAATTCCGTTCGACCCCAAAATATTGTACTTCCTTGACCGTTTCAAGGACGCCTTGGAAGAAACCCTGCCAAACAACAGGGAAGCCAAAGCGCTCGCCTTTTGGCTCCGCCGCAAGCACCTGCAGTCCTTCAAAAACCGGACGGGGAACGTTTCTTCTCGCTTAGGACGGGGTATGATTTTTCACATCGCTCCGGCAAATGTCCCTTTAATGGCAATTTACAGCTTTATCGTTTCCTTATTAAGCGGCAACAATAACATTGTACGCATCTCCGACAGGGCACGCGCCGAACTGACGCCGATCCTCGCCATGATGGCAACGCTCTGGGAAACGGAACCGTTTTCCGAACTGGCAAAACATAACGCCTTCATTGCCTATGACAAAGAAAAGACGATAACAGATGCCATTTCCTTACATTGCGACGGCCGGATCATTTGGGGCGGTGATGCTGCCATTCAGGAAATCCGTACATCGCCGCTTCCGCCGCAGGCTATTGATTTAGCTTTTGCCGACCGTTATTCAATGGCCGTCTTGGATCTTCCGACACTTCAGTCGCTGTCAGCCGATGAATTGCAACAACAGGCCCATCTTTTCTATAACGATACCTATGAAATGGATCAAAATGCCTGTTCCAGCCCGCGCCTCATCGTCTGGACAGGAGACGTATCCGCACAGCGCGACGATATCCTCAACCGCTGGTGGCAAGCAGTCGCCAAAGAGGCCGTGCAATATGATCTGGCGCCAATCAAGGTTAGCCGCAAATATACCCGTCTCTGGGAGCTGGCAACAACGTGTCCTGAACTAAGTGACATCCAGTGGTATACAAATAGGCTGTACGTGTATTCTTTAACGGCGATACCTGACAACATTGCGCTACTGGCACTTGCATACGGACAATTTTTCCAGATTTCCCTTTCTTCATTTACCGACATCGTGCCTTTCTTAGATAAAAAAGTGCAAACCGTTACAACGTTGGGTATTGATAAAGATACACTGCGCGCCGAAATACGCCGCCAAGGGGCCGCAGGCGGCGATCGCATCGTCAGTCTGGGAGAAGCGGCAGAATTCGACATTTTTTGGGACGGCATCCAAATGATAGAATATTTATCGCGCAATATTTCATAA
- a CDS encoding acyl-protein synthetase, which translates to MDYNPLFADSPYSWPQQKKDALYLTYMTWLTAFHQNRCQPYRRATTLLPKKPTPAETLFAIPMIPIRMFKSLPLKSIDDEKIFKTVVSSGTSGQVSQIYLDETNARNQQLALYAIVGDLLGPNRLPMLIIDTPAILSNRDRFTARGAAVLGFSIFAKKKCFALTESLQMNTDAIQTFLCHYGQEPFLIFGFTFMIWQYLYKAASHVSFDLSNAVVVHGGGWKKMQDLAVSPQVFKESLRSRYGIERVHNYYGMAEQTGSIYVECSHGHLHASNFSDVIMRDPVDFSPLPVGKQGIIQVLSPLATAYPGHSILTEDMGTLLGYDDCPCGRKGKYFSVDGRIPSAEIRGCSDAH; encoded by the coding sequence ATGGATTATAATCCCCTTTTTGCAGATTCGCCCTATTCCTGGCCGCAGCAAAAAAAAGATGCGCTTTATCTGACCTATATGACCTGGCTGACGGCTTTTCACCAAAACCGGTGCCAACCGTACAGACGGGCAACGACGTTGCTGCCAAAAAAACCGACTCCTGCAGAAACGCTTTTTGCCATTCCTATGATCCCGATTCGCATGTTTAAATCGCTGCCGTTAAAAAGCATAGACGATGAAAAAATCTTCAAAACGGTAGTTTCTTCCGGAACATCCGGACAGGTGTCGCAAATTTATTTGGATGAAACCAACGCACGGAATCAACAGCTTGCCTTATACGCGATTGTCGGCGATCTCCTCGGACCTAACCGACTGCCGATGCTGATCATCGATACGCCGGCCATACTCAGTAACCGTGACCGCTTTACAGCCCGCGGCGCAGCAGTCCTCGGCTTTTCCATTTTTGCCAAAAAGAAATGCTTTGCCTTGACTGAATCGTTACAAATGAACACCGACGCCATCCAAACCTTTCTCTGCCATTACGGCCAAGAGCCGTTTCTGATTTTTGGCTTTACATTTATGATCTGGCAGTACCTGTACAAGGCCGCCAGCCATGTGTCCTTTGATCTTTCCAACGCTGTCGTCGTTCACGGCGGCGGTTGGAAAAAGATGCAGGATCTGGCCGTCTCGCCGCAGGTATTTAAAGAAAGTCTGCGGAGCCGCTACGGTATTGAACGCGTTCATAATTACTACGGCATGGCCGAACAGACCGGCTCTATTTACGTAGAGTGCAGTCACGGCCATTTGCATGCCAGTAATTTCTCCGACGTCATCATGCGGGACCCCGTCGACTTTTCTCCTCTTCCAGTCGGAAAGCAAGGGATCATTCAAGTTCTCTCCCCGTTGGCTACGGCTTATCCCGGCCATTCCATCCTGACGGAAGACATGGGCACATTATTAGGGTACGATGACTGTCCCTGCGGCCGCAAGGGCAAATATTTTTCAGTTGACGGCCGTATTCCGTCCGCTGAGATCAGGGGGTGCAGTGATGCTCACTAA
- a CDS encoding MBL fold metallo-hydrolase: protein MRFFPDAVLHCLVDPLTGSNGYVIAKDGEALIIDPNNFPLLQALLISQTLCPKYVIITHEHCDHIAGLNQLRAQYSLIVISSKACSDGLQSTTANMTRMMESYLYFKSNGKVLTKYPRFTCAPADITFTDSYRFTWAAHQFSLLRIPGHTPGSICIMADKTYLFTGDYFIPGEEVITRLPGGDSAAYERKGKPLLRQLPENTWVYPGHGSSFLLTSKVKTDYGL, encoded by the coding sequence ATGCGCTTCTTCCCTGATGCCGTACTGCACTGCCTTGTCGATCCTCTAACCGGCAGCAACGGCTATGTTATTGCCAAGGACGGCGAAGCTTTGATCATCGATCCGAATAATTTTCCGCTTCTGCAAGCCTTGCTGATCTCACAAACGCTGTGCCCGAAATATGTCATCATAACGCACGAACACTGTGACCACATTGCCGGTTTAAACCAATTGAGGGCGCAGTATTCCCTTATCGTCATCAGCAGTAAGGCATGCAGTGACGGTCTCCAAAGTACGACGGCAAACATGACGCGCATGATGGAATCATATCTTTATTTCAAAAGCAACGGCAAGGTGCTGACCAAATATCCCCGTTTTACCTGTGCTCCCGCAGATATAACATTTACCGATTCCTACCGATTTACTTGGGCTGCTCATCAGTTTTCATTGTTGCGTATTCCCGGCCACACGCCAGGCAGCATTTGCATTATGGCCGACAAAACTTATCTGTTCACCGGCGATTACTTTATTCCGGGAGAAGAAGTCATCACCCGGCTGCCCGGCGGTGATTCAGCGGCCTACGAACGGAAAGGAAAACCTCTCCTGCGTCAGCTTCCTGAAAACACGTGGGTCTATCCCGGTCACGGAAGCTCTTTTCTACTGACAAGTAAGGTGAAAACAGACTATGGATTATAA
- a CDS encoding MaoC family dehydratase, which produces MKVGIKYCGGCNCRYDRAKEVKKLITAFPDHEFTYEATPENICDIWLIVCGCITACAAYSNLVYIKRIFIIHRPQDFIPVVSFLQQETAVSSQRTQKELVIGTQASMTKQFTAGDLAAFARLTEDFGKLHTDPVFAAQYGFGTPVLHGVLTASLLSSVMGMQLPGDGTILMEENITFLQPAYVNDTITATITLEKVEEQKRYYIVSLSGECRNQHGDIIITGTFRQLAMKNLFTHIYHLNQ; this is translated from the coding sequence ATGAAAGTCGGCATAAAATACTGCGGCGGCTGCAATTGCCGGTATGATCGGGCGAAGGAAGTAAAAAAGCTGATAACTGCTTTTCCCGATCACGAATTCACGTATGAAGCGACCCCTGAAAACATCTGTGATATCTGGCTTATCGTTTGTGGCTGCATCACCGCTTGCGCTGCATATAGCAACTTAGTGTACATAAAGAGAATATTTATCATTCACAGACCTCAGGATTTTATTCCCGTTGTTTCATTTTTGCAACAAGAAACGGCCGTTTCTTCCCAGCGTACGCAAAAAGAACTTGTTATCGGTACACAGGCATCTATGACGAAACAATTCACTGCCGGAGATCTGGCCGCCTTTGCACGCCTGACAGAAGATTTCGGAAAACTGCATACCGATCCTGTCTTTGCCGCGCAATACGGTTTCGGGACTCCTGTTCTGCACGGCGTACTGACAGCCAGTCTGCTTTCTTCCGTGATGGGAATGCAGCTGCCAGGTGACGGAACAATTCTGATGGAAGAAAACATCACCTTTTTGCAGCCTGCATATGTGAACGATACCATTACCGCCACAATTACATTGGAAAAAGTAGAGGAACAGAAAAGATATTATATCGTCTCTTTATCCGGCGAATGCCGCAATCAGCATGGCGATATCATCATCACAGGTACCTTCCGCCAACTGGCAATGAAAAATTTATTTACGCACATATACCATTTAAACCAATAA
- a CDS encoding NifU family protein: protein MTPTLNDIETVLERQIRPILANHHGDVAVVDYTDHVLRIRLTGRCSACPSALLTTEEIIAAKVKEYLPQIRDVILVSGVSDDLISQAKSLLAHHSRP, encoded by the coding sequence ATGACCCCTACGCTCAATGATATTGAAACCGTTTTAGAACGGCAGATCCGACCGATTCTGGCCAACCACCACGGAGATGTTGCCGTCGTCGATTATACGGACCACGTTTTGCGCATCCGCTTAACGGGCAGGTGCAGCGCCTGTCCGTCAGCGCTCTTGACAACGGAAGAAATCATCGCTGCAAAAGTTAAAGAGTATTTGCCGCAGATCCGTGATGTCATCTTAGTATCCGGTGTCAGCGATGATCTGATTTCTCAAGCCAAGTCTTTATTGGCACATCATTCGAGGCCTTAA
- a CDS encoding 4-hydroxyphenylacetate 3-hydroxylase family protein, giving the protein MLMTGEQYVESMRKLNLQVYMFGKKVECPVDDPILRPSLNSVKMTYDLAQLPEYQDLMTAVSPYTGERVNRFTHIHQSTEDLMNKVKMQRLLGQKTAACFQRCVGMDAFNAVYSTTFDIDKKYGTKYHENFMNFLKYVQENDLTVDGAMTDPKGDRGLAPHAQADPDMFLHVVERRDDGIVVRGAKAHQTGFINSHEVIVMPTISMGEDDKEYAVSFACPTDEKGIFMIVGRQSCDTRKLEGAVMDTGNPEFGGTEALVIFDNVFIPNDRIFLNGEFEYAGVLVERFAGYHRQSYGGCKVGVGDVLIGAAAVAADYNGCPKASHVKDKIIEMQHLNETLFACGIACSALGTKTESGNYLIDLLLANVCKQNVTRFPYEIVRLAEDIAGGLMVTAPSEKDLKDPKIGPYVDKYLRGVNSVTTENRLKILRLIENLCLGTAAVGYRTESMHGAGSPQAQRIMISRQGNLKMKKELAKSIAQIKE; this is encoded by the coding sequence ATGTTAATGACCGGAGAACAATATGTTGAAAGTATGAGAAAATTGAATTTGCAAGTGTACATGTTCGGCAAAAAGGTAGAGTGTCCGGTAGATGATCCGATTTTACGTCCGTCTTTGAATTCCGTGAAAATGACGTATGATCTGGCACAATTACCTGAATACCAGGATTTGATGACGGCTGTGTCACCTTACACGGGAGAACGGGTAAACCGGTTTACACATATTCATCAAAGTACGGAGGATTTGATGAATAAAGTAAAGATGCAGAGACTTCTGGGACAAAAAACGGCTGCATGTTTCCAGCGCTGCGTCGGTATGGACGCTTTTAATGCCGTTTATTCAACTACTTTTGATATTGATAAGAAATATGGCACGAAATACCATGAAAATTTTATGAATTTCCTGAAATATGTTCAGGAAAATGACCTTACCGTTGACGGCGCCATGACGGATCCGAAAGGTGATCGCGGCCTGGCCCCTCATGCACAAGCCGATCCGGACATGTTCCTTCATGTTGTGGAACGCCGCGATGACGGTATTGTCGTACGCGGTGCCAAAGCGCATCAGACCGGTTTCATCAATTCCCATGAAGTCATTGTCATGCCGACCATTTCCATGGGCGAAGATGATAAAGAGTATGCCGTGTCATTTGCTTGCCCGACCGATGAAAAAGGTATTTTCATGATTGTTGGCCGTCAGTCGTGCGACACGAGAAAATTGGAAGGCGCCGTTATGGATACGGGGAACCCCGAATTCGGCGGTACAGAAGCTCTGGTTATTTTTGATAACGTATTCATTCCGAATGATCGGATTTTCCTGAACGGCGAATTTGAATATGCCGGCGTTCTGGTTGAACGGTTTGCCGGATACCATCGCCAATCGTATGGCGGTTGCAAAGTTGGTGTAGGTGACGTTTTGATCGGTGCCGCTGCCGTTGCCGCCGATTATAACGGTTGCCCGAAAGCTTCTCACGTGAAAGATAAGATCATCGAAATGCAGCATCTGAATGAAACGCTCTTTGCTTGCGGTATTGCTTGTTCCGCCCTTGGGACGAAAACGGAATCAGGAAACTACCTGATCGATTTACTCCTGGCAAACGTTTGCAAACAGAATGTAACGAGATTCCCCTATGAAATCGTCCGTTTGGCGGAAGATATTGCCGGCGGTTTAATGGTCACGGCTCCGTCGGAAAAAGATTTAAAGGATCCGAAGATCGGACCGTATGTCGACAAGTATCTTCGCGGTGTCAACAGCGTGACGACCGAAAATCGTCTCAAGATTTTGCGCCTTATTGAAAATCTCTGCTTAGGAACGGCTGCCGTCGGTTATCGTACGGAATCCATGCACGGAGCCGGATCGCCGCAGGCTCAGCGGATCATGATTTCCCGTCAAGGCAATTTGAAGATGAAGAAAGAATTGGCCAAGTCGATTGCACAAATCAAGGAATAA
- a CDS encoding acetyl-CoA hydrolase/transferase family protein, with product MKDWKEVYASKIVTADEAISHVKSGDKIALTHACGESQCLTNALVAQADRLENVEILHMVAMGTAPYCQPGMEAHFRHNALFVGGSTRKAVEEGRADYTPVFFHEVPKMFRNRTIPVDVAFLQLSPPDEEGNCSYGISVDYTQAAAEAATLKIAQINSHMPYTYGNSINVKDIDFLIPCDEELIELQPPKIGETEKKIGEYVASLIQDGDTLQLGIGAIPDAVLSFLGEKKNLGIHSEMFSDGVVDLAAKGVITNSEKEIDKGKFVANFLMGTKKLYDFVDHNCDVIIKPVDYTNDPFVVAQLDNIVCINSALQVDLMGQANAEMIGSRQFSGVGGQVDFVRGASRARNGRAVIAMPSTAGHGKVSKICAFLDHGAAVTTSRNDIDYVVTEFGIAALKGKTLKQRARALINIAHPDFRADLITEFENRFHCTFE from the coding sequence GTGAAAGATTGGAAAGAAGTTTATGCCAGTAAGATCGTCACGGCTGACGAGGCGATAAGTCATGTTAAGTCAGGTGATAAGATCGCGCTTACCCATGCTTGCGGAGAATCCCAATGTCTTACGAACGCCCTGGTTGCGCAGGCTGATCGATTGGAAAACGTTGAAATCCTGCATATGGTGGCCATGGGAACGGCGCCATACTGCCAGCCGGGGATGGAAGCGCATTTTCGCCATAACGCCTTGTTTGTAGGCGGTTCGACCCGTAAGGCTGTCGAAGAAGGAAGAGCAGATTATACGCCCGTGTTTTTCCATGAAGTGCCTAAAATGTTCAGAAACAGAACCATTCCCGTTGACGTGGCTTTTTTGCAGTTGTCTCCACCTGATGAAGAAGGTAATTGCAGCTACGGTATTTCCGTTGACTATACCCAGGCCGCCGCAGAAGCGGCGACGTTGAAAATCGCGCAGATCAATTCCCATATGCCGTATACGTACGGAAACAGCATCAACGTTAAGGACATCGATTTTCTCATTCCTTGTGACGAAGAGCTGATTGAATTGCAGCCGCCCAAGATCGGGGAAACGGAAAAGAAGATCGGTGAATACGTGGCGTCCTTGATTCAAGACGGCGATACGTTGCAGTTGGGGATCGGCGCGATTCCGGATGCCGTGCTGTCTTTTTTGGGAGAAAAGAAAAATCTCGGTATCCATTCCGAAATGTTTTCGGACGGCGTTGTCGATTTGGCGGCTAAAGGTGTGATCACCAACAGCGAAAAGGAAATCGACAAAGGAAAATTCGTTGCTAATTTCCTGATGGGAACGAAGAAGCTGTACGATTTTGTCGACCACAATTGCGATGTCATTATCAAACCTGTCGATTATACGAACGATCCCTTTGTCGTTGCTCAATTGGATAACATTGTCTGCATTAACTCTGCATTGCAAGTGGATCTCATGGGACAAGCCAATGCGGAAATGATCGGCAGCCGCCAGTTCAGCGGCGTCGGCGGCCAAGTTGATTTTGTGCGCGGCGCTTCACGGGCCAGAAACGGCCGGGCCGTCATTGCCATGCCGTCTACGGCAGGTCATGGAAAGGTCTCGAAAATTTGCGCCTTTTTGGATCATGGCGCAGCGGTGACCACTTCACGGAATGATATTGATTATGTCGTTACGGAATTCGGTATTGCAGCGCTCAAGGGAAAGACCTTAAAACAGCGCGCCAGAGCCTTGATTAATATTGCTCATCCCGATTTTCGCGCAGATTTGATTACAGAATTTGAAAACAGGTTCCATTGTACATTTGAATAA
- a CDS encoding glycerol dehydrogenase, with product MTIGLKGPGLYVQGEGELDKLGKYVKKMGTKFLLICSPNNKKRVGSRIARSLQEAGKELSYYEFGGECSKAAIEAAMNTAESEGCDAVIGAGGGKAIDTAKAVGTNLGGIPVVIVPTIASNDSPCAGVAVIYNEEGAVIKALMMKRNPDMVLVDTGVIAAAPKKYLVSGMGDALSTYFEARACYRSGAKTMARGTCSMTALTLAELCYQTLLKYSEETLAAVERHQVTNALEAVVEACVYLSGVGFECGGLAAAHAINDSLVFMPQTHASSHGEKVAFGLLVQLQLEKAPQEEWDTVLQYIRKVGLPASFADLGVSSVSETELRQVAEAACAPAQFTKNVRPDITAEEVYEALVNADAAGKG from the coding sequence ATGACAATAGGATTGAAGGGCCCCGGATTGTATGTCCAGGGCGAAGGGGAATTGGACAAGCTGGGCAAATATGTCAAGAAAATGGGAACGAAGTTCTTGCTCATTTGTTCGCCCAACAATAAGAAAAGAGTCGGTTCTCGTATTGCCCGGTCGCTGCAGGAGGCGGGAAAAGAGCTCTCCTACTACGAGTTTGGCGGCGAGTGTTCAAAAGCGGCTATCGAAGCGGCGATGAACACAGCCGAAAGCGAAGGCTGTGATGCCGTTATCGGCGCCGGCGGCGGCAAGGCGATTGATACGGCAAAAGCGGTGGGCACGAACTTGGGCGGCATACCGGTCGTCATCGTTCCGACGATCGCTTCCAATGATTCTCCTTGCGCCGGCGTCGCTGTTATTTATAATGAAGAAGGCGCAGTGATCAAGGCGCTGATGATGAAACGCAATCCGGATATGGTTTTAGTCGATACCGGCGTCATTGCTGCAGCGCCGAAAAAGTATCTGGTTTCAGGAATGGGGGATGCGTTATCCACTTACTTTGAAGCCCGTGCCTGTTACCGCAGCGGCGCGAAAACGATGGCTCGCGGTACCTGTTCCATGACGGCGCTGACATTGGCGGAACTGTGTTATCAGACGTTATTGAAATATTCAGAAGAAACTTTGGCGGCAGTGGAACGTCATCAGGTTACAAACGCGTTGGAAGCGGTCGTTGAAGCTTGCGTGTATTTGAGCGGCGTCGGCTTTGAATGCGGCGGTTTAGCGGCTGCCCATGCCATTAATGACAGCTTGGTTTTCATGCCCCAAACGCATGCCAGTTCACATGGCGAAAAAGTAGCCTTCGGTTTGTTGGTGCAACTGCAATTGGAAAAAGCTCCGCAAGAGGAGTGGGATACTGTATTGCAATACATCCGTAAAGTAGGACTTCCAGCGTCTTTCGCCGATTTGGGCGTGTCTTCCGTCAGCGAGACGGAACTTAGACAGGTGGCTGAAGCAGCTTGTGCGCCTGCTCAATTTACTAAAAATGTCCGCCCGGACATTACGGCTGAAGAGGTGTATGAAGCACTGGTCAATGCCGACGCAGCCGGAAAGGGATAG
- a CDS encoding pyruvate carboxylase subunit B — translation MARVKITETVLRDGHQSIAATRMRIQQMLPVLEAMDEVGYNALECWGGATFDTCMRFLGEDPWERLRTLKKYVKKTPLQMLFRGQNVLGYRHYADDLVYEFVNRAVDNGIDIIRVFDALNDPRNMEAAIRAANDTKAVHVQGAMVYTISPIHTMEMFTNVAIELQEMGVDSLCIKDMSGLLSPYDAYNLVRMLKKNLHVPIELHTHCTCGFGEMTYMKAIEAGVDIIDTALSPFGEVTSQPATESMVMALQNSIYDTGIDTERLWPLADHFKTVRKELADEFKLTMPSQINPAVRKYQIPGGMLTNLYNQLKDQGQEDRFDEVLAEMPNVRRDLGYPPLVTPTSQITGSAAALNVLFGRYKMITNEVRDIVRGKYGRVPGTITDEFRKLCIGDEPVIDYRPADDLEPELDKARQALAAEGFSDASPEDVLSFALFPEVALPFFKERRQKLAADNG, via the coding sequence ATGGCAAGAGTTAAGATCACGGAGACGGTCCTGCGCGACGGTCACCAATCAATCGCCGCAACACGCATGCGGATACAACAGATGCTGCCCGTTCTGGAGGCCATGGATGAAGTCGGTTACAATGCGTTGGAATGCTGGGGCGGCGCGACTTTTGATACGTGCATGCGTTTTCTTGGCGAAGATCCCTGGGAACGATTGCGGACGTTGAAAAAGTATGTAAAAAAGACGCCGCTGCAAATGCTTTTTCGGGGACAGAACGTGCTCGGATATCGTCATTATGCCGATGATCTGGTGTACGAGTTCGTCAATCGCGCCGTTGATAACGGGATCGACATTATCCGTGTTTTTGATGCCCTTAACGATCCGCGCAATATGGAAGCGGCGATTCGTGCGGCTAACGATACCAAGGCGGTACACGTACAGGGTGCCATGGTCTATACGATCAGTCCGATCCACACGATGGAGATGTTTACGAATGTGGCGATCGAATTGCAGGAAATGGGCGTCGATTCTCTTTGCATCAAGGACATGTCCGGACTCCTGTCGCCGTATGATGCGTATAACCTCGTGCGCATGTTGAAAAAAAATCTTCACGTTCCGATTGAATTGCATACGCATTGTACCTGCGGTTTTGGTGAAATGACGTACATGAAGGCTATTGAAGCCGGCGTGGATATTATCGACACGGCGTTGTCGCCCTTTGGCGAGGTGACCAGTCAGCCTGCAACGGAATCGATGGTCATGGCGTTGCAGAACAGCATTTATGATACCGGTATTGATACGGAACGGCTCTGGCCTTTGGCGGACCACTTCAAAACGGTGCGTAAGGAATTGGCTGATGAATTTAAGCTGACCATGCCGAGCCAGATTAATCCGGCTGTCCGCAAATACCAGATTCCGGGAGGCATGTTGACGAATTTATACAATCAATTAAAGGATCAGGGGCAGGAAGATCGTTTTGATGAGGTGCTGGCAGAAATGCCAAATGTGCGCCGCGATCTCGGGTATCCGCCGCTGGTTACGCCGACCAGCCAGATTACCGGTTCGGCGGCGGCGTTGAACGTCCTGTTCGGCCGTTATAAAATGATCACGAACGAAGTTCGTGATATTGTGCGCGGTAAATACGGCCGTGTACCCGGGACGATTACCGACGAGTTCCGCAAACTCTGCATCGGTGACGAGCCGGTAATCGACTACCGGCCTGCCGATGATTTGGAACCGGAATTAGATAAAGCAAGGCAGGCTTTGGCGGCAGAGGGATTTTCCGACGCTTCGCCGGAAGACGTTTTAAGTTTCGCTTTATTCCCAGAAGTCGCGCTGCCGTTTTTCAAGGAGCGCCGGCAGAAGCTGGCGGCAGATAACGGATAG
- a CDS encoding C-GCAxxG-C-C family protein, with protein MAMTKEELALAYKHQGNNCCQSVLLAFKEKTGLSETILQRLGSGFGGGMATTEETCGALCGAVMVAGLAATDKRTARKRAQQLQRRFKALSGATVCRVLKGIDSGQPLCSCEECVRYGVRIVEELDDTPQ; from the coding sequence ATGGCAATGACAAAGGAAGAATTGGCTTTGGCGTATAAACATCAGGGGAATAATTGCTGCCAGTCCGTATTGTTGGCTTTTAAAGAGAAAACGGGATTGTCCGAGACGATTTTACAGCGACTCGGGTCCGGCTTCGGCGGCGGTATGGCGACGACGGAAGAAACGTGCGGCGCTCTTTGCGGCGCCGTGATGGTGGCGGGATTGGCGGCGACGGATAAACGTACGGCGAGGAAACGGGCACAGCAATTGCAGCGACGGTTTAAGGCCTTGTCCGGTGCGACGGTTTGCCGTGTCTTAAAAGGTATTGACAGCGGCCAACCGCTTTGCTCCTGCGAGGAATGTGTACGGTACGGCGTGCGTATCGTTGAAGAATTGGATGATACGCCGCAATAA